Proteins from one Astatotilapia calliptera chromosome 8, fAstCal1.2, whole genome shotgun sequence genomic window:
- the LOC113027979 gene encoding PH domain-containing protein DDB_G0287875-like isoform X2 has protein sequence MTSAPTKEKPSQVPAPATFGTSHSFNGANSYERVVMTSAPTKEKPSQVPAPATTDTPRSFNSYERVVMTSAPTKEKPSQVPAPATTDTPRSFNSYERVVMTSLATKEKPLQVIGPAAFGATLCGANRFPYPRLPNGVGMRPVTNLQPPDPRILKMVVFVPPRATSVLTQVRRNAQDAPPQLNAGLKQRVIDHLQLKKKQEEGPTKMELEERCIKMELEERHIEEEQEECCIKMELEEHRIKIEVEERRIETELEERHIEMDLEERRIINQQERIEKEEQEECHLKDEHKERQIKEEQEEHHINSEEVEVNLNGIKEADITGFLLTSVHVKSENDEKKPQSPQPHQGPPLKNMEAQTQTRGSGKQMKTETEDDEGSKKARNSYHSSCLPQNTNLQASDFTETKDGTVDGDNYWQEPLSASEPETEDGKSKNSNLHQSLSESGSETEDSSIDNYNLHRSSSESGSETEDSSIDNYNLHGSSSESGSETEDSSIDNYNLHESSSESGSETESSSSIDNYNLHGPSSESGSETESSSSSSSSTSTSTSSVDNYNLHRPSSESGSETEGSINEDNGKWRKPLLNSEPKLVNSGANGKKRFHTPEKPFRCKIRRKTSKIF, from the exons CTTCACAAGTCCCAGCCCCAGCTACCACTGATACACCTCGTTCTTTCAACAG CTATGAGAGAGTTGTGATGACATCAGCGCCCACAAAGGAAAAGCCTTCACAAGTCCCAGCCCCAGCTACCACTGATACACCTCGTTCTTTCAACAG CTATGAGAGAGTTGTGATGACATCATTGGCTACAAAGGAAAAACCGTTACAAGTCATAGGTCCAGCTGCCTTTGGCGCCACTTTGTGTGGAGCAAACAG ATTTCCGTATCCAAGATTGCCAAACGGAGTGGGGATGCGTCCAGTGACTAACCTTCAACCACCTGACCCCAGAATTCTCAAAATGGTTGTATTTGTACCTCCACGAGCAACATCAGTGTTAACACAAGTCAGGAGAA ATGCCCAAGATGCTCCACCTCAATTAAATGCTGGTCTGAAACAGCGGGTCATAGATCATCTCCagctaaagaaaaaacaggaagaagggCCCACAAAGATGGAGCTGGAGGAGCGTTGTATAAAGATGGAGCTGGAGGAGCGTCATatagaggaggagcaggaggagtgTTGTATAAAGATGGAGCTGGAAGAGCATCGTATAAAGATCGAGGTGGAGGAGCGTCGTATAGAGACGGAGCTGGAGGAGCGTCATATAGAGATGGATCTGGAGGAGCGTCGTATAATAAATCAGCAGGAGCGCATTGAAaaggaggagcaggaagaaTGCCACTTAAAAGACGAACACAAAGAACGCCAAAtaaaggaggagcaggaggaacaTCACATAAATAGCGAAGAGGTTGAAGTGAATCTTAATGGGATAAAGGAGGCTGATATCACCGGGTTCCTGCTCACTTCTGTTCATGTgaagagtgaaaatgatgaaaagaaACCGCAGTCCCCACAACCTCATCAAGGCCCGCCTCTCAAAAACATGGAAGCGCAGACACAAACCAGAGGATCaggtaaacaaatgaaaacagaaactgaGGACGATGAAGGAAGCAAAAAGGCTAGGAACTCTTATCACAGTAGCTGTTTACCACAGAATACTAATTTACAGGCTTCAGACTTCACCGAGACTAAAGATGGTACTGTGGATGGTGATAATTATTGGCAGGAGCCATTGTCTGCTTCTGAACCTGAAACTGAAGATGGCAAGAGTAAAAATTCTAACCTGCATCAGTCTCTGTCAGAATCTGGATCTGAAACTGAAGACAGCAGCATTGATAATTATAACTTGCACAGATCTTCATCAGAATCTGGCTCTGAAACTGAAGACAGCAGCATTGATAATTATAACTTGCACGGATCTTCATCAGAATCTGGCTCTGAAACTGAAGACAGCAGCATTGATAATTATAACTTGCACGAATCTTCATCAGAATCTGGATCTGAAAcggaaagcagcagcagcattgaTAATTATAACTTGCATGGACCTTCATCAGAATCTGGATCTGAAACGGAAAGTagtagtagcagcagcagcagcaccagcacAAGCACCAGCAGCGTTGATAATTATAATTTGCACAGACCTTCATCAGAATCTGGATCTGAAACTGAAGGCAGCATCAATGAAGATAATGGTAAATGGCGGAAACCGTTGTTAAACTCTGAACCTAAACTTGTAAACAGTGGTGCAAATGGAAAAAAGCGATTTCACACACCAGAGAAACCTTTTCGTTGTAAAATTAGAcgtaaaacaagtaaaatattttaa
- the LOC113027988 gene encoding zinc finger protein OZF-like isoform X1: MNEVDYLDHNRAESLQFEEKPDIKPPDVEQLQDADINQTADVQQLLVIKEEVSHEWSNSPDQKGPELLFKKEEQDELSNSEVGEPLNDLTKADIIRLQLTAGPVKTENDEEKPNSLLLLQNQMGEAEPPLCSLAKQIKTESDGEDREGPGPGLWNPDPNTDEKASDSSATDVSDDDDDDSDDGGGDWQEPLSDSGPPNDDGENNQGAPTSSANGLKSPKSKRPVQRLMTSHLMETSSRHLGNVDSPRQDRQFICGICGKRFTQKQNLKTHIRIHTGEKPFHCDFCGKRFRHLYSFKAHIRIHTGEKPFVCDICGERFTQQQNIKRHIRVHTGEKPFGCGVCTKRFTQQVDLKRHMRVHTREKPFGCDLCSKRYNRKTQLSAHMRVHTGEKQFACDICGKRFNRMALVKAHTRVHTGEKPYGCDICGKRFNRKSHLKAHTRGHTGEKPHGCDVCGKNFVHQRDLKIHIRVHTGEKQFSCTVCGKRFTHQGTLTRHMRVHTGEKPFSCGVCGKTFTQKGNLNRHVKTHTE, from the exons ATGAATGAAGTGGATTATCTTGATCATAACAGAGCTGAGAGTCTGCAGTTTGAAGAAAAGCCGGACATTAAACCTCCAGATGTTGAACAGCTGCAGGACGCTGATATAAACCAAACCGCTG atGTCCAACAGCTGCTGGTGATCAAAGAAGAGGTTTCCCATGAATGGAGCAACAGTCCGGACCAGAAGGGCCCAGAGCTTCTCTTTAAAAAGGAGGAACAAGATGAACTCAGTAACAGTGAGGTGGGAGAGCCGCTTAATGATCTAACAAAGGCTGATATCATCAGGCTCCAACTCACTGCTGGTCCTGTGAAGACTGAAAACGATGAAGAGAAGCCTAACTCTTTACTTCTCCTTCAGAATCAAATGGGAGAGGCAGAGCCTCCACTTTGCAGCTTAGCtaaacagataaaaacagaaagtgatGGAGAGGACCGTGAAGGACCTGGACCTGGACTATGGAACCCAGATCCAAATACTGATGAGAAGGCTTCAGACTCTTCTGCGACTGACGtctcagatgatgatgatgatgatagtgaCGATGGTGGTGGTGATTGGCAGGAACCTTTGTCAGATTCTGGACCTCCAAATGATGACGGTGAAAATAATCAGGGAGCTCCTACATCAAGTGCAAATGGACTCAAATCTCCAAAAAGCAAGAGGCCTGTTCAGAGGCTCATGACAAGCCATTTAATGGAAACTTCCTCCAGGCATTTGGGAAATGTAGATTCACccagacaagacagacaatttATCTGTGGTATTTGCGGAAAACGatttacacaaaaacaaaatcttaagACACATATCCGAattcacactggtgaaaaaCCATTTCATTGTGATTTTTGTGGAAAGCGTTTTCGACATCTCTATAGTTTCAAGGCGCACATCagaatccacacaggagagaaaccgtTTGTATGTGACATCTGTGGTGAAAGGTTTACACAACAGCAAAATATCAAGAGGCACATCAGggttcacacaggtgagaaaccatTCGGTTGTGGGGTTTGCACAAAAAGATTTACACAACAGGTGGACCTGAAGAGACATATGAGAGTTCACACAAGAGAAAAACCATTTGGTTGTGATCTTTGCAGTAAAAGATATAACCGGAAAACACAATTAAGTGCACACATGAGAGTTCACACAGGAGAAAAACAGTTTGCTTGCGACATTTGTGGTAAAAGGTTTAACCGGATGGCGCTTGTTAAAGCACACACAAGGgttcacacaggagagaaaccatatGGCTGTGATATTTGTGGCAAAAGATTTAACAGGAAATCACATCTCAAAGCCCACACAAGAggccacacaggagagaaaccacatGGTTGCGATGTCTGTGGCAAAAACTTTGTACATCAGCGCGATCTCAAGATCCACATCAGAGTTCACACCGGAGAGAAACAGTTTAGCTGCACTGTATGTGGGAAGAGATTCACCCATCAGGGAACTCTGACGAGACACATGAGagtccacactggagagaagcCATTTAGCTGTGGTGTTTGTGGTAAAACGTTTACTCAGAAGGGAAATCTAAACAGACACGTAAAAACCCACACGGAGTAA
- the LOC113027988 gene encoding zinc finger protein 501-like isoform X2, with amino-acid sequence MNEVDYLDHNRAESLQFEEKPDIKPPDVEQLQDADINQTAVFPADVQQMLVIKEELPWTPSLDQQNLDHLHIKEEHEELWIDTGGAHLAVSTKCTLSSISMKCEDEREEKPQIVQLHQSQTEDNAEAEATNSSSATNINNEIDEKDCRGPEIAGNSNPNFHFQLNAVEKAPDSSETDISDGDDWQEPLSDAGPANEDGDSGCPIPKSNLKTLKSLKSKCSFQRRKTCHSFKRPYGCLANEKFNRVKQSEFSKMIVNTGEKTFTCGVCAKRFKQKQNLKTHMRVHTGDKPYNCDFCGKDFRHHYSFKVHIRIHTGEKPFVCGICGEKFRKKQNLKRHMRVHTGEKPFSCVVCAKRFTQQGVLKRHMRVHTREKPFGCNLCNKMFTQQGVLKRHMRVHTGEKPFSCGACGKKFVHQHDLKIHIRVHTGEKQFSCPACEKRFTQQGSLKRHMRVHTGEKPFGCNVCGKTFTQQGSLNRHTRSHTQ; translated from the exons ATGAATGAAGTGGATTATCTTGATCATAACAGAGCTGAGAGTCTGCAGTTTGAAGAAAAGCCGGACATTAAACCTCCAGATGTTGAACAGCTGCAGGACGCTGATATAAACCAAACCGCTG TATTCCCCGCAGATGTCCAGCAGATGTTGGTGATTAAAGAAGAGCTACCCTGGACCCCCAGTCTGGACCAGCAGAATCTAGACCACCTCCACATAAAGGAGGAGCATGAGGAGCTGTGGATCGATACAGGGGGAGCGCATCTTGCTGTTAGCACTAAGTGCACATTGTCTTCTATTTCCATGAAGTGTGAagatgaaagagaagaaaaacctCAGATTGTACAGCTTCATCAAAGTCAGACTGAAGACAATGCAGAAGCAGAAGCTACAAACAGCAGCTCAGCTACAAATATCAACAATGAAATTGATGAAAAGGATTGTAGAGGACCAGAAATCGCTGGGAACTCTAATCCAAATTTCCATTTCCAACTAAATGCTGTTGAGAAGGCCCCAGACTCTTCTGAAACAGACATTAGTGATGGAGATGATTGGCAGGAGCCTTTGTCTGATGCTGGACCTGCAAACGAAGATGGTGACAGTGGTTGCCCTATACCTAAATCAAACTTGAAAACtctgaaatcactgaaaagCAAGTGTTCTTTTCAGAGAAGGAAGACATGTCATTCATTCAAAAGGCCTTATGGCTGTTTGGCTAATGAGAAATTTAACAGAGTGAAACAAAGTGAATTTTCAAAGATGATAGTCAACACAGGAGAAAAAACATTTACCTGTGGTGTTTGTGCAAAAAgatttaaacagaaacaaaatctgAAGACACATATGAGAGTCCACACAGGTGATAAACCATATAACTGTGATTTTTGTGGAAAAGACTTTAGACATCACTATAGTTTTAAAGTACACATCAGAATCCATACTGGGGAAAAACCGTTTGTTTGTGGCATTTGTGGTGAAAAAtttagaaaaaagcaaaatctCAAACGCCACATGAGGgttcacacaggagagaaaccattcagctgtgttgtCTGCGCAAAACGATTTACACAGCAGGGCGTTCTGAAGAGACATATGAGAGTTCACACGAGAGAGAAACCATTTGGCTGCAATCTgtgtaataaaatgtttacacagCAGGGGGTTCTGAAGAGGCACATGAGGgtacacacaggagagaaaccattcagctgtggtGCATGTGGGAAAAAGTTTGTGCATCAACATGACCTCAAAATACACATCAGagtccacactggagagaaacAGTTCAGCTGTCCTGCATGTGAAAAGCGATTTACTCAGCAGGGAAGCCTCAAGAGACACATGAGGGTGCACACTGGAGAGAAACCATTTGGTTGTAATGTGTGTGGGAAAACTTTTACTCAACAGGGAAGTCTAAATAGGCACACGAGAAGCCACACACAGTAG